AGAAGGTATAAAGAATTAGTTCGTGGTGGATGTGTGGCAGGACAGCTCTCTTGAATCTATCTTAAGTCTTGCTAAGGCCTCGGGGACGTTTTCCGAGTAAGTGGTactttatttccttttcttatattttctttattttacaaagaaaaaaaaaatttcaaAAGTCAACAGGACGTAGTTTATTTCTTTCGCCCGGACTACGCCTCACTTCAAGAGCACTAAGCTTTTGCATTTTGATCTTCAAAACAAGGAAAATTTGCAGTCCATATAAGTTCTAGAGCGTACTTTCATGTTACATGAGCCCAGACAATAAGATAACTGGTAAGTCACTAGATAGGTCATCGATGTTTTCAGCTTCGACCCACCGCGGAGTTTATACCCGGGCATCCCGCAGTTACATCAGGTCCGTTGGTGTGATATCACCACTATCGGAAGTAAACATCTATCGGAAATGTACCGTATACTCATTTACGATTATGCTGGACTCCACATGTGTCAAATTAGGTTTGTGCCAACATTTTGAAGTGAAATATCTGAGGTTTGGTGCTCCGTTCAGTTTCTAGATAATGTATATGAATCTGTCGCGTGCATTCCGTTTGTATTCTGAGATTACATACCTCTGAAGACTCCTGCAAAAGTTATTAAATGGAAGGGAGaaagtaataaaatatcgTCATAGCCAAGACTTACATGGTAGAATTATTGTCAAAGCCAGTAGTATTTCCGCTCCATATTTTCATTAGAGGTTACATCCAGACATCATTGACTGTTCCTCGATTGGAATCCCTTACAAATTCGATGCCTGGACTACACTTGGTAAATGTAACTCTGATATCTCATATGTGTCATTGAGTTTATTCAAAGATCTACTAGTAGTCACTTATAAAGTCAGTTGGTCACCCATAtttcaatgtcttcctcttcgtcttaAATAAACCCTTCTACTTACCTCAAAGAGGACCATCTATTTTTATCAATCACCATGcgtctcttctctcttctcacCGCTTCCACCCTTGCACTCTTCGTAAGCCCTAGCTTTGCAAACAGTCCTCTTGGAACAGTACGTTGATTAACATATGGTCCATCTCATAAAATCAAAGTGCACACTAATATCCCAAATAGGTGATTATAAAGACATCCAATTCAGAGTCTGCGCATTTTGTTCACCCTTATCAGTGTGTTACGGTATACCCGGAGTATGTAAACCTACAAACTACAAATGAGACAATGCTAACACTTCACAGCATACAGGACAAGCCCGTAAGCCGTATAGAAATTTCGCCATACAGACCTGATTCTGGGATTGAATGTACCTTTTATAAGTATGATAACCTCTGGTCTTGCCCCTTTGAGAATCATTATCTAACACAATGCAAGGGACCTTCAATGCCATTCAAGCCACTCTCATTCTTACACTCTGCACGAGGGCAGCCATACCTTCAAGCGTCGCTTCCTCGTTTCTAGTTTCAAGTGCGTGGAGTCGGGCAGAGATGATGAATTTTGGTGATCTATCAGCGGAAATCACAGGACAGAGCAACGGAACTGCGTGATGGGTAAGGGCACTGGAGGTGCTGATATAGCCCAGACCTCCTCTAATATCCCTAGGTAATTAAATTAACCCATATGCTCTTCATTCAGGAGGTGTAACATACTCCTTTTTGCTACTTCAGTAGGAGCTGAATGTGTAGAATTTGGACGAATATGGACATTACATGGTTATCTATGACTAGCAAGATTCCTGAAAAGACCTCTTTCGCCCATGATAAATACTTGtggcaaagagaaaaggatcGTATCGATCCGGACTTatcatcttcgaagatatGAGGTCGTCCACATCTGAGATGAAAAGCCGATGGGCTCTTCCAGAGACGTAGACATCTTTAGAAACATTGATCCTGGCTTGTTGTGATTTCTTATACAACAATCCAACCTCAGTCCCATCCATTATCCGGCTTCTATGAGCCCAAATTCAGTGGATGAACGTCTCACTTTATGCTATTAAGCGTAGGACCCCGAGTATTTCTGGGAGCCCTAGTATTATGTCACAACGCGGATAGGCTAGTTAGCTATAAAGAAAATGCCTTACCCGAAAAACATTAACTCTTCTCTGGTTTGGGCTCCCAAGTTATCAATCGACTTGAGTATTTTGAGATGGACAACTCTAGGCCGGTCAGCCGAAACCCTTATCAGCCCTACTGAGTGTTGATGTCATATAGCGATAGCAACAGTGCAAATTGCTATGCATCAGTTTACAAAATATAAGGTTTAGGCCACCATAGGGTTTGGGAATGACGATATGACAGTCGTCTAGCTATCATAAGCAGAATATAACAGATCCGCCTACCCCGATCACTGTATGTGGAACACTATTCTGGCATATTACTCTCGAGAAAATACACCGCTCACCTGCTACTCCGAGCTCGTACATACACAATACTCTCAATGTGCAATTCGAAGCCGCCATTACCTCTGAGATTGTGCCCATCAAAAATGGCACCAATGGATACCGTTGGATCATGACCAGCCAGGAGCGAGCCCATATTGCCGGTTTGCTTGATACCGATGGTATGTCAGATCTCGATCAATGAAAAAGCACGCCTGAAGTTTCACTAACAAGCTGCAGAGTCCACCATACCCCGTGGTGGAAATGTGATCATGCGTGAGAGAGCCGTTTGCACTTCCTGCGGCAAGCATTCAGGtcttgatgatcttgtccaTAGCGCGCTGGACCGTGGTATTCACGGTCGCACCTATATGCTGGATATTCTACAGAATGgagcaaaggaaaacagcCCGAAGCATTACATTACCTGCTCTGGGTGTGGCACGCTGCACGATCGTGGTTTTGGTTGTTACGGTTACGAGAACTGGTTTGCGTAAATCAGTACTACATCACCCAGGAAATAAGTGTTATATACAATATTCGACCTCATATATATTCAATGCAATCCTCAGCAAGCATTCAACAATGGCGATGCTGAAACAATACCTTTGCTTTTCTCAACTCCTACCAAAGTGCCCGTCACCTCATTTTTGCATATATGGAATTTTCTGGGTCTATTATGTCCTTTATGACATTAAGTCTCACTAGTATGAATATTCAGTCTGTTGTAGACAGTGGAAGTCTCATGTAACCTTCGACGCCGTCATAGTAGTGTCGTAATAGAAGCTGACTAGTGATATGTCTGCATTAAAGTGGATCAAATCGGGATAAATCCCCGCAATACCCCACCCGAGCCCGGGCCGAACCCGCTGTCTTCGGGTCTGGTTAGGAAAGTACCGAATCTactactaaattaaattattagtttaAATGAATTGTCTATCAAATATAAAACATCTACCTTCATACGCCCCCCACCTTGAGATCTTCTCTAAGAACAGTCCAGAAGCCCCAGGGGGTATATACATACTTACACCTTCACTCCTCGATTGATCGCCTTACCTCAATGCCAAGACCATCGCTTCATCATTTGCGCCAATCAACGTGGCGGATCATGACTCATTTACTGTCACGATGATCCTGCATGGGCCATTTTGTATACAGAACCAGCCTAGTCAACCCGCCAACCAGGAATAGCACTGGAAGTTACTCTATAAAGGGGAAGTGTCTAGGTAGTCAAATGAAATAACTTCTCAGTCCAACACATCAGATAAAAGACCCTGCCGCATAAATTCGAAAAGATTTACATAGTTCGGCTTCATATCCACCTCAATTGAATGAGCCGCACCATCGACACTACAAGCCAAAGCCATACAAGTACAGAAATGGATCAATATAAAACGAAAGAGGATGTCCTCAAGTTAGGCATCGTCGACCCCGAGCTCGAAGAAGCAAGTGACCCGCAATGCTTTCGTGAATATCATCTGATTATCAAAATAGGTTCTTCAACACAGCCCACCCCCTTCAATAGACTTTTCATCACCGATTGAGGAACTGCGCCAATTAGTGTCAGCAATGGAGAAGACAGCATACGATTCCTGTCCAAGATTCGACACCCAGGAAACCGTGATCGATATCACAATGCGTGATGGATACCAGAGCAATCTTCACATTACCAAGCCAGGCAACTCGACTGGGGCAAATCCCGTGGTCGTTCTTATATTCGGCGGAGCTTTTGTGATGGGCACAAACATCCAATCGATTATCTGGGCCCGCACGATCGCGGCTTTGTATGGTGCTACTGTGGTTCAACCCTCATATCGCCTAGCACCGGAGCACAAATTCCCGACAGCCCCGAATGACATATGGGACAGTGTGCAGTGGATCGCTGCCAACGAGTCGGCGCTTGATGCAGACCTAACGAAAGGATTTGTCATCGGCGGTGGATCAGCAGGCGGAAACCTTTCCATTGTCACAGCACATCGTGCAGTGAAAGAGAAGCTGTCTCCGCCTATCACGGGTGTTTTGGCTAGTATCCCAGTATGTATGAGCCAGGAGACTGTGCCGGAGAAATACAAGCACCTTTGGGTATCTCGTGGGCAAAATGGAAATGCTCCTGGAAATCCCGGTCTGGATTCGAAGTCGATTGGAGGATATGAGGCTCTCTACCAGCAGGATTTCTTGTCCGAGGACTTTTCGCCCTTTTGCTCGATAGTACCATTCTCTGCCATCCCACGAACGTATGTTCAGGTCGCAGGGCTGGATATTCTCCGCGATGACGGCATTGTGTATGCAAAGGTTCTGGAGGACAATGGCGTTGAGGTGAAGTTGGATGCTTATCCTGGCATGCCACACGGTCATTTTAATTTATGGCCACATTTGAAGCAGTCAATCAAGTCTCAAGAGGATACTGTCTGGCATTTTGGATGGCTTCTGGGTTGTCAGGTGCCCAGGGAAAAGGTGGAAGAAATTGTAGCTATGACTCGGATATGATATGCTTACAGTATATATTCAAATTCAAGTCAAGGCTATCGATTTGTTTCCAATATATTGTTTTCGTCAAGAATCGTTCCGTAGAGGATATCCTAAGTCTGTACGATATTCAACAACAAGGAGCTAGCTCTGTATGAATAGCAATCTTTTTCAACACTATCTGAATTGAACCGTGATCTGAAAACAGAGCGGTTAGCCCTAGCTACTGATTGTATGGACGTAGAAATAGCCACGTTTTGAACCATCTACGAATTAAATATCGCTGTTATTCTCTTGATATCACCCCCACGTTATTACAGGAAATGCAGGCGATACGTCTCATGCAACAGAGTATTGGATTACATGCATAatatgcaatgcaatgctcGCCCGCAACACACGGCTGCAGGAACGAGGCGAGTCACTCTTGTAGCATGATGTTAACTACTCAGAAAGTTTTTCTTCCATGGCTAGCACTCGGAAAGTATATAGTCATATGGCTgatatctagatttaatcTTCCAGAAGACAAGACGTGATACCGCACTTTATTCAAGAAACAGTGCATGGACAAACAACACCAAAATTGACTTCATATAACCCTAAACCAGCAAAATGAAGGCTATGAAcaccaaaaaaaaacacaAGAAATCAGTACAACGAACCACAGAACCACCGCAATTTACCCGCATTCTGGCAAAATCAACTGAATACAGAGTATTCGGAGTATCTCCGACCGAGTTTACCCCTCTCGAAGATCCCCAAAGCAACCCCACCTATGCAAAGCAACatcccctcttcctccatccCAGCACTCCCAGAAGGTAAAACCAAAGCAATGGACTCAGTAAAAGGAAAAGTCTACGCCGTAACCGGCCTAGCAGGTATTGGTCTCGCCGTCGCAAAACAACTCTACAGCTACGGCGCACGCCTCTCCTTAGCCGACATCGACGAAGCGGCCCTTTCATCCGCCTTTGCGCAACTCAATTCTGACGCCGAGAATGTCCTCACCACAAAGGTTGACGTGGGGTCTTCGGCGTCCGTGGATGCATGGGTTGAGGCTACTGTTCAGCACTTCGGGCGACTAGACGGTGCTGCTAATATGGCGGGGATGATCGGGAAGAAACATGGAACAGGGAGATTGACGGAgcaagatgatgaggagtGGGATCGGTTGTTGAGGGTGAATTTGACGGGGACGATGTATTGTGTGCGGGCGCAGGTGAGGAGTATTTCTGCGACTTCGGGGAAGGGGAGTATTGTCAATGCGACGAGTATACAGGGGGTGAGGGGATTTGGATTGCATGTTGCTTATTCGGCGTCGAAACATGGGGTTGTTGGGTTGACGAAGAGTGTCGCGAAGGAGGTTGGTCCGGAGATCAGGGTTAATGCTGTTGCGCCGTGAGTGTTGTCTCTTTTTGGTAGGATAGTTTGGGACGTGCTAATGTTCTTTTAGGGGATCTATTCAGACACCGTTGCTGGACAAGTCTATTGTTATTCAAGGTGGTTATACTCAGCCCCCGACGATTATTCCTCGCACTGGGACGGCGGACGAAGTTGCTCAGTCGGTGTTGTTCCTACTCAGTGACGCAGCCTCGTTTACCACTGGTACGGTTCTTCAGGTGGACGGTGGCTGGGATCCATAAGTTGCTTATTTTAGTGAATTAGCTGGATTTAAAACTGGAAACGTTAAAGTCCATGATGCTCATATACAAAGTGTAGTCTATAAATATGTGTACACGCGTGCCGTCCAGCGGCACTTGCGAAACATGGCCTGTACACGAGACCGGACAGCTATCTCTACATATATCTGCATCTCATCCCAAGACGACTGATCTTTTGTACACGGAAGGGGTATAATAGGAAATCAGACAATCATCAAATCCAACAACATAATATCACCCGTGAAGCCACAGAAAACCTGTCGCAACTAAGAATACAGATAGTAAGATGAGTTTCTGACCTGTAAAGCGAGCTGGAAGTAAAATCAAAGCCAAGCAACACATACACAATATGACGAGCACGGTGAAGCTGTAGTTCGGGTGAACAGTTGACGCAAAGTTCTTCGATCCTCTGCCAGAGAATTATCAGTATGAGGCCCACTTTCAGGATGCCGGGAACGAACCTTGCTACAGGCCAGCCATCCTCGTAGTCGAGATAGTTCCAACCCAGTAAGGCATCCTAGACAGTCGTTATTAGTGGCTCTATGTTGATCATTCACTATGCACTCACGCCATGCAAGAATCCGACACTTGTGTTAACTGCGAAGATGGAATGTTAGCCAGGTCATTAATAGAAAACAATGTCGGGGAACATACGATAATGATAATACAAAATGTCTGGATCCGTGGTAGTGGCAGGCAGCACCCCAATTCCACCAGGAGCATAGACGATTCCATGGTTCGAGTCGTAGACTGTGGTGCCGCCTCCCTCCGCCAGGTCCTTTCCGTGCTTGTCCACAAACGGACCTCGCACATCCTTCGACCTTCCGACACGGATACTGTACTCCTGACCCATAGATGGGAAACCTTTATTAAAATGACAGCATTTCCCATGACTAAACCACACATAATAATAGGGATCCTTGTAGCTCATGAAAGACCCTTCATCCGGTTTTGGCATTCCGTCTGGTAAATATACCAAGTTCTTCGCATCTGGCTTCTCGGGGTTCTTGACGGACAATAAGTCATCGGCAAGGGGCACTTGGAAAATGCCATGCCAGTAACTCCCATATAGCAGGTACGGCTGTTGCGTTTGCTGGTCTACTATAAACGAGGCATCAATGGCATTGGATACCGTATATGGCCAAATATGGGCTAACGGCCCTTTTTCAGTATAGATCAGACCCCCATGGTCTGTCCAAGAGCCATTTTCGATCGAGTCTGTACTTGCAACGCCGATAGCACTATTGCGAACTCCATCCTTGCTGACGGTATAGAAACAATAgaatttccctttccattcCACCGTCGTTGGAGCCCAGGGACGCGTCCGGTTCTGTTTCTCAATGATTGTGGGACCGTCTAGGACTGTGCCAATCTCTGTCCAGGGCCCTGACAGGTTAGATGATCTAAATATGGGGACTTGGATCCCTCCTTTGAATAGGTAGAAATTATTGTCGTGCTGCAAGATATTGGGGTCATGGACGTTCAGGTGGCCTTGATTTGGCAAGGGAAACTTTTCCGTTTTTGAAAAAACATTAGGGGGGTGAGCGGGTTTAGAGTTATCCGAGGGTGCCGCCTGCACCATGCCCAGCAGGCAGGCTAAAGATATGATATAATTGCGAAGCATTTGTGGTTGCTCCAGCTGAGTTGAAGGCTAAGATAGGTGTCAATTGAAGAGTGGGCGAAGATAGCAGGTGTGGTCGCGGAGACGCGGGGAGAGCTGGACAATAAGGAGCCGCCAAAAGACTTTCAAGTTTCAACAATTGACACTGCCTGCTCGAGATGTTCCAAAGCTTGGCCCCCAGACCGATAGGCAGCCACGATCTTCGGAGACCCACCCAAATCAACGCAAGGGTCTCGTCACAGCACTATTGAGTGCAAAAAAAGTCACGACGCGTGGCAGTGCACATCGCGGGACAGgggaaaagtaaaaatcAAAGGGAAATTGGATTGACGTTTCAAGTGCGTGTGACAAAAGACGCCTTGTGAGGAGACGCAGAAGTCAACAAGGGCCCCTTCCAGCGTGATGGACGGATATTTATAACTACGAATTAGCTTCTACCAAGCTTTTCACGGGTCTGGAAGGGCCACGAACTGACGGCCAATCGTTGACTCCACATGCCCTGAGGGAAATTGTCGGGATGATTAGATAAACCCTAGGTGGGATCTGCATAACAATCCTCCCGGTTGGGATCATGTTGCCTGGTAGAAGGTTTCGACCCTTGCAGAAACTTTGTATTGCAGATACGTGGATATTCGACTGAGATGAAGAGTTCTACGTCTAGTCATCCATCCTGAGCTACAGCAAATGAGGAGGTCAACATCTCTCACGGGACGTGCACGTGACACGCCAACCGTTTATGGTTATATAAGCACCGGTAGGTTATGACGTTGTTATACTATGGTTCAAATTCAAGTTATATTCTTCCAAATTATGCTGCGAACTCGAAATTGGTGGCAGAAAGCCGTCAGATTGTGGCATTTTCCTATACAAAGCGTGGGGGATCTCCTCCGCACTTTGTTTCATTCGAGGAATTCTGGTACCATGGTTCATCATCGGAGCAGGCCTTGAAACAAAGAATGGAAACACAATTCCGATCCAAGGCACCCATTGTCTGGATAATAGCCTTGCTTATGGGAAGTTCCGTATCTATGGGAACGATCCATTATCCCCATCCTGAATGCGTTCCATAAAAGGAAAGCATGAGGCCCTGGTAAAGTAGACCAACCCTGTCTCTCGAGTGGATTTACTATTCACCTCCTCGCTCTCTATTTGAACACAGCAATTATCTACGATATATACGCGCAGCTTGACTCTTTGCCAACAATGGAGATCATCTGGCTTGAATATGTAATCTGTACGGTAATCATCTGCGTACCCCTATACCTGTCTTTGGCGCAACCCCAGGCCTTTGTTCATACCACTCAGGGTTTGTTTGTGTCGGCGTGGATTTGGGTCACCATCAATCTCTACCGAAATCGGCGCCGTTCTTCTGTCAATGGTGGTAAGTATATTGCGTCTTCTACTACCATCTAATCCTGAGTCCTAATCCATTGGGTATGGTAGACAGACTCCTTAATCGTGAAACCCAACTTGAACAGAGACACTGAATTGGAAAATGGAATGAAGAGCGGATACAGTATATACTACAGGAGACCCTTTCATAGACAAGGAATATACTTTCGATTCAGGGTCTAGTGGTCCACAAAAGTGTTGAGTGTTGGCGGTAGATGGTTTCTGGTGCTTGGTTGGGACCTTGGGGATAGATATAAAGTCCAgttacttcttcttctatcaGGAAAcctagtatattttattgTTTAGGAAATTGTAGTCTTCATAATTACCATTATATTCTCAATGCCGATCTGCTCTCGTTGCCGGAATGATCTGAGATGGGTTTAGCCAAGAAGCCATCTGTGGACCGCTTATCCATCCTAATTTGCCATCCAACAGTGCCATAatgtgctggtggtggtagtgcCAAATACTCCTGCGTATACTAACCTGGAGCTCAGTGCGACTTTCTCTAATAAAGTGCAGTGAGTAGGACAAATGAGCCAAAGAGAACACGTAGACTAACCCTATCTTCCTCTATTTAAGCAGTTTGTGCTTCTACAACATAAGTCTTGGCAGTTTCAAAGATAAATGTACGTATTGTATATATTGGCTTTCCTATATACTCTACAGCCTAGTTCCCCAGCCAAGTGTGTCTCTTGTCTCTTTTACAGATCTATGGGGCTTTCCGATGATAGCCTTCTGTCCAACGTTGAGACAGGTAGAAGACATATGGCCCACAACTTTCAAGCTGCCCGGTCACAGCGTAGACCTTTACTGACAATGTAGGAAATGAAAAGCTCaaaataattagatagaTTAGGAAACTAATTCTTGCAAATGGTATATGAATCTAGTTTAACCCCTCGATATAACGGCGAAAGGAGGATGGGACTACCTTGACGGCATATGCACGACCGCCCTACTGCACACACCAGTAATTCACCCGCATTAAGAAATTAAACGGGCAACGCCTGAGCATCATTGCGGTCCTTTAGATACCAAAACAGTTGATCAAATCTATATACTGACGAACTCACAGAATATTGTGGGCTATTTTAGGGTACTGCGGGGTTGTGTTCTAGACTAAGAGGGGAATAGCAATACGATCACATAATAGCTGCGGGGAATGGTAAATTCATCCCGAGATAGAAATACTCTCccctcatttctttcctatATTTATCCAGCATTTCCAGTTTCTAGGAATTCACCAAATAGGTTCCCATTCCTAATTGCCGTCCACCTGTCTCTTCAAGCAAACAATGTCTCGTCCAAATCTCGATCACAttgtcatcctcatctcTCATGATGCTCTCCTGACCCTATCCGACCACCTCCAAGATCACTTCGTTATCGCCCCAGGCGGGACCCATGCCGATGGACTGACCTcgaataaattaattctccTCCCAGATGGAGTCTACCTCGAATTCATTGCCTTTGCCAAAGACGCCGATCCCGAGCAACGCAGGAAGCATCGCTGGGGAAACCTAAAGGAAAACACGATCATTGACTGGGCTCTCACATTGCCGAGCGAAAGTGACTTCGCAGCGGTCCAACAACGAGTTCTCGACTCAAACGCCGGCTTTTCCTATCAAGATCCAATTGCCGGAGGTCGAAAGAGGGAAGACGGAGTCAATTTGGAATGGGCAATCAGCGCTGCGAGAGACGCACATGGCAATGCAATCACCCCTGGCCATCTGCCATTTTGGTGCCTCGATAGAACCCCCCGGCACTTGCGAGTGCCCTACCAGGAGCAGTCTGATCTGACCCGGCATCCTAGTGGGGTGTTAGGTATATCCTCGCTCTCAGTGTCTGTTCCGGAGGCACAGCTTTCTGGTTTCTCAACTGTGTACGATGCGATTTACAC
This Aspergillus flavus chromosome 1, complete sequence DNA region includes the following protein-coding sequences:
- a CDS encoding uncharacterized protein (expressed protein) yields the protein MRLFSLLTASTLALFVSPSFANSPLGTVIIKTSNSESAHFVHPYQCVTVYPDIQDKPVSRIEISPYRPDSGIECTFYKDLQCHSSHSHSYTLHEGSHTFKRRFLVSSFKCVESGRDDEFW
- a CDS encoding lipase/esterase — encoded protein: MSRTIDTTSQSHTSTEMDQYKTKEDVLKLGIVDPELEEVLQHSPPPSIDFSSPIEELRQLVSAMEKTAYDSCPRFDTQETVIDITMRDGYQSNLHITKPGNSTGANPVVVLIFGGAFVMGTNIQSIIWARTIAALYGATVVQPSYRLAPEHKFPTAPNDIWDSVQWIAANESALDADLTKGFVIGGGSAGGNLSIVTAHRAVKEKLSPPITGVLASIPVCMSQETVPEKYKHLWVSRGQNGNAPGNPGLDSKSIGGYEALYQQDFLSEDFSPFCSIVPFSAIPRTYVQVAGLDILRDDGIVYAKVLEDNGVEVKLDAYPGMPHGHFNLWPHLKQSIKSQEDTVWHFGWLLGCQVPREKVEEIVAMTRI
- a CDS encoding putative oxidoreductase (dehydrogenase with different specificitie), with amino-acid sequence MQSNIPSSSIPALPEGKTKAMDSVKGKVYAVTGLAGIGLAVAKQLYSYGARLSLADIDEAALSSAFAQLNSDAENVLTTKVDVGSSASVDAWVEATVQHFGRLDGAANMAGMIGKKHGTGRLTEQDDEEWDRLLRVNLTGTMYCVRAQVRSISATSGKGSIVNATSIQGVRGFGLHVAYSASKHGVVGLTKSVAKEVGPEIRVNAVAPGSIQTPLLDKSIVIQGGYTQPPTIIPRTGTADEVAQSVLFLLSDAASFTTGTVLQVDGGWDP
- a CDS encoding beta-xylosidase, whose protein sequence is MLRNYIISLACLLGMVQAAPSDNSKPAHPPNVFSKTEKFPLPNQGHLNVHDPNILQHDNNFYLFKGGIQVPIFRSSNLSGPWTEIGTVLDGPTIIEKQNRTRPWAPTTVEWKGKFYCFYTVSKDGVRNSAIGVASTDSIENGSWTDHGGLIYTEKGPLAHIWPYTVSNAIDASFIVDQQTQQPYLLYGSYWHGIFQVPLADDLLSVKNPEKPDAKNLVYLPDGMPKPDEGSFMSYKDPYYYVWFSHGKCCHFNKGFPSMGQEYSIRVGRSKDVRGPFVDKHGKDLAEGGGTTVYDSNHGIVYAPGGIGVLPATTTDPDILYYHYLNTSVGFLHGDALLGWNYLDYEDGWPVARGSKNFASTVHPNYSFTVLVILCMCCLALILLPARFTGQKLILLSVFLVATGFLWLHG
- a CDS encoding glyoxalase-like domain-containing protein: MSRPNLDHIVILISHDALLTLSDHLQDHFVIAPGGTHADGLTSNKLILLPDGVYLEFIAFAKDADPEQRRKHRWGNLKENTIIDWALTLPSESDFAAVQQRVLDSNAGFSYQDPIAGGRKREDGVNLEWAISAARDAHGNAITPGHLPFWCLDRTPRHLRVPYQEQSDLTRHPSGVLGISSLSVSVPEAQLSGFSTVYDAIYTPEGSAGLEPRNWHYEVPSGLGAGRHTISLSANEVEAAIRLTFHGEKPGQVELLPGLIVAVESE